The following are encoded in a window of Lactobacillus acidophilus genomic DNA:
- a CDS encoding transporter, translating to MKKSKFDLWIGGINLFNCILFIISWFAIFGADFTTRMAMFFYLFAWTGAIINTIAVVQSHNFQISMVGPILGVIGNALYGFTAALALPAVIVNIVSAFFIFMQHDNKRKE from the coding sequence ATGAAAAAATCCAAATTTGACTTGTGGATCGGTGGCATTAATTTATTTAACTGTATCCTATTTATTATTTCGTGGTTTGCAATTTTTGGTGCAGATTTCACTACCAGAATGGCAATGTTCTTTTATTTGTTTGCTTGGACAGGTGCCATTATAAATACCATTGCCGTGGTACAATCACACAATTTTCAAATTTCTATGGTTGGCCCTATTTTAGGCGTGATTGGTAATGCTTTGTATGGCTTTACCGCTGCATTAGCTTTACCAGCTGTTATTGTTAATATTGTATCTGCATTCTTTATTTTTATGCAGCATGATAACAAAAGAAAAGAATAA
- a CDS encoding DUF1828 domain-containing protein, with the protein MDKEQLRTDIGNYVASQTNIVRVDKRTLQIATMMIDSYGDTVYVWVEEGEDHYRVSDDGRILFKLDPGQEDKELYDTAEDIALGSGYEFDEEHCEIYVDIDKKNVAQAAMKLAQLQVAISYLN; encoded by the coding sequence ATGGATAAAGAACAATTAAGAACAGATATTGGCAACTATGTTGCTTCTCAAACTAATATAGTTCGTGTTGATAAACGTACTTTACAAATAGCTACAATGATGATTGATTCTTATGGTGATACAGTTTATGTCTGGGTTGAGGAAGGAGAAGATCATTACCGAGTAAGTGATGATGGCAGAATTTTATTTAAGCTCGATCCAGGTCAAGAAGATAAAGAACTATATGATACTGCAGAAGATATTGCATTAGGCTCTGGTTACGAATTCGATGAAGAACATTGTGAGATTTATGTTGATATTGATAAGAAAAATGTGGCACAAGCTGCAATGAAGCTGGCACAATTGCAAGTTGCAATTTCATATTTAAACTAA
- a CDS encoding ECF-type riboflavin transporter substrate-binding protein translates to MNNTGLSVKKVVAIGIGSAIYVILARFTSIPTPIPNTNIELVFPFLAFFASIYGATVGFSVGFIGHALSDFIMYGQTWWSWVLATGILGWIIGLAYKRLDLKNGIFGLKQIILFNIVQIIANILAWIVVAPIGDIIIYSEPANKVFVQGISATISNGISILIIGTILLKAYASTKIKKGSLRKED, encoded by the coding sequence ATGAATAATACAGGTTTATCAGTTAAAAAAGTCGTTGCCATAGGAATAGGTTCAGCAATTTATGTTATTTTAGCACGTTTTACTTCAATTCCTACCCCTATTCCAAATACGAATATTGAACTAGTTTTTCCATTTTTAGCATTTTTTGCATCAATTTATGGAGCAACTGTAGGTTTCAGTGTTGGATTTATTGGACACGCATTATCAGATTTTATTATGTATGGACAAACTTGGTGGAGCTGGGTACTTGCAACAGGTATTCTAGGTTGGATTATTGGCTTAGCTTATAAACGATTAGACTTAAAAAATGGAATTTTTGGTCTTAAGCAAATCATTTTATTTAATATAGTACAAATTATTGCCAATATATTAGCTTGGATTGTAGTTGCCCCAATTGGGGACATCATTATTTATAGTGAACCAGCAAATAAAGTTTTTGTTCAAGGTATTAGCGCTACTATTTCTAATGGAATTTCAATCTTAATTATCGGTACAATTTTATTAAAAGCATACGCCAGTACTAAAATTAAAAAAGGTAGTTTACGTAAGGAAGATTAG
- a CDS encoding ABC transporter ATP-binding protein, translating to MTEAIITFKDFSFKYDSQAEPTLKNINLDINKGEKILIAGPSGSGKSTIGRCINGLIPNIDSGDITGKCIINGKNITETSLFDLSFTTSTILQDADSQFIGLTVGEDIAFALENDCQPQNKIRQTVHRWADELEIGKLLKQSPQNLSGGQKQIVALAGVLVDESPVLLFDEPLANLDPASGMKTMSLIDQIQKRLNATVIIIEHRLEEVLSQPIDRIILIDDGQIVANKTPNELLHENKLENIGIRSPLYLKALEKANIDIEQIPDISSVDKLPDNSIISEKLKEWEQKNTLKINSIEPKPLLELKDVGHRYNKMQVNPLHDVNTTINQGDFISIVGQNGAGKTTLCRIICGFISNEGRILLNGEDISNLSIKERSEKIGYVMQDPNQMISQKMIFDEVALGLRLRGYSKKDIKDKAYQALKICGLYPYRNWPISALSFGQKKRVTIASILVLEPELIILDEPTAGQDWKTYTEIMSFLKKLNEQGKTIMIITHDMYLMMEYTNRSLAFANGELIADTNPIKLLTVKNLVKKAALKRTSLYYLAKKYNLNNPDNFVRAYIDSERDK from the coding sequence ATGACTGAAGCAATAATTACATTTAAAGATTTCTCATTTAAGTATGATAGCCAAGCAGAACCCACGTTAAAAAACATCAACTTAGATATTAATAAGGGTGAAAAAATATTAATTGCAGGGCCATCAGGCAGTGGTAAATCAACTATTGGACGCTGTATAAACGGACTCATTCCTAATATTGACTCTGGCGATATTACTGGTAAATGTATTATTAATGGCAAAAATATCACAGAAACCAGCTTATTTGATTTATCATTTACTACTTCAACCATTTTGCAAGATGCAGATAGCCAATTTATTGGTTTAACTGTTGGCGAAGATATCGCTTTTGCGTTAGAAAACGATTGCCAACCACAAAACAAAATTCGTCAAACTGTCCATCGCTGGGCAGATGAACTTGAAATTGGTAAACTCTTAAAGCAGTCACCTCAAAACTTATCAGGCGGTCAAAAACAAATCGTAGCTTTAGCAGGAGTATTAGTTGATGAATCTCCTGTCCTTTTGTTTGACGAACCACTAGCCAATTTAGATCCAGCTTCAGGAATGAAGACAATGAGTTTAATCGATCAAATTCAAAAAAGACTTAACGCCACAGTAATTATTATCGAACACCGTCTAGAAGAAGTTCTGAGTCAACCAATTGATAGAATCATTTTAATTGATGATGGACAAATTGTAGCAAATAAAACACCTAATGAATTATTGCATGAAAACAAATTAGAAAATATTGGAATAAGAAGTCCTCTATATCTAAAAGCATTAGAGAAAGCCAATATAGATATTGAGCAAATTCCAGATATATCATCAGTTGATAAATTACCCGATAACAGCATAATATCTGAGAAATTAAAAGAATGGGAACAAAAAAATACATTAAAAATTAATTCTATTGAACCAAAACCTTTATTAGAATTAAAAGATGTAGGTCATCGTTATAATAAAATGCAGGTAAATCCTTTACATGATGTTAATACTACAATCAATCAAGGTGATTTTATTTCAATCGTTGGACAAAACGGTGCAGGTAAAACCACACTTTGTAGAATTATTTGTGGTTTTATTTCAAACGAAGGTCGTATTCTTTTAAACGGTGAAGATATTAGTAATCTTTCCATAAAAGAACGTTCTGAAAAAATAGGTTATGTCATGCAAGATCCTAATCAAATGATTTCTCAGAAGATGATCTTTGATGAAGTGGCATTAGGATTACGATTAAGAGGCTACAGTAAAAAAGATATTAAAGATAAAGCCTATCAAGCATTAAAAATTTGTGGTCTTTATCCCTACCGGAATTGGCCTATTTCTGCTCTTAGTTTCGGTCAAAAGAAGCGAGTTACCATTGCTTCTATTTTAGTTCTTGAACCTGAATTAATTATTTTAGATGAACCGACAGCAGGGCAAGATTGGAAGACTTATACAGAAATTATGTCATTTCTAAAAAAGTTAAATGAACAAGGAAAAACAATCATGATTATTACTCATGATATGTATTTAATGATGGAATATACTAATCGTTCATTAGCCTTTGCCAATGGTGAACTAATTGCTGATACTAACCCAATTAAATTATTAACCGTGAAGAATTTAGTTAAAAAAGCAGCACTAAAACGTACTAGTTTATACTATTTAGCTAAGAAGTATAATTTAAACAATCCAGACAATTTTGTCCGTGCCTACATTGATTCGGAAAGGGATAAGTAG
- a CDS encoding DUF441 domain-containing protein: MESWLFLALILVVALLGKNMSLIIATAVVMLFKLLPFTGKWLPTIQAKGINWGVTIISVAILIPIATGQIGFKDLIRTFKTPAGWIAILAGIAVAVLSRYGVNQLAAVPQVTVALVLGTIIGVVAFKGVAAGPVIASGMTYLVVTLFNLHF, from the coding sequence ATGGAAAGTTGGTTATTTCTTGCATTGATTTTGGTTGTAGCATTATTAGGCAAGAACATGTCTTTGATTATTGCTACAGCAGTAGTTATGCTTTTTAAATTATTACCATTTACTGGAAAGTGGCTACCTACTATTCAGGCTAAAGGAATAAATTGGGGAGTAACTATTATTTCTGTGGCTATTTTAATTCCGATTGCTACTGGTCAAATAGGTTTTAAAGATTTAATTAGAACATTCAAAACACCAGCTGGGTGGATAGCTATTTTGGCTGGTATAGCAGTTGCTGTTTTATCAAGATATGGTGTTAATCAACTTGCTGCAGTTCCTCAAGTAACCGTTGCTTTAGTACTTGGAACGATTATTGGGGTTGTAGCATTTAAAGGCGTAGCTGCTGGGCCTGTAATTGCGAGTGGAATGACATATTTAGTAGTTACTTTGTTTAACCTGCATTTTTAG
- the citF gene encoding citrate lyase subunit alpha, with translation MENKVKRELPDNLMEKMDLKPFETTEIGHPVVQRVAPKVRVTTGQNKIADSLDSVIKDNLKDGMTISFHHHFRNGDYIFNMIMDKIISMGYQNLTLAPSSLTGVMNDKVIEAIKKGVITNITSSGMRGSLGDFVSHGGLKNPVIFRSHGNRARSIEEGEIKIDVAFLGVPVSDPAGNANGQDGDAVFGSLGYALMDAQYADTVILLTDNIVDYPNTPASIKQDQVDYVVKVDKVGDPDKIGSGATRFTKDPKELKIAQMVNQVIVNSPYYKPGFSFQTGSGGAALAVTRYLRESMLEDGITASFAVGGITKPTTDLLEEGLVKKVMDVQDFDKGAAQSMANNKNQQEIDASWYADPHNKGAVVNNLDVSILSALQIDTNFNVNVMTGSDGVIRGAVGGHQDSAAGAKMTIITAPLVRGRNATVVPSVETIVTPGSSIDVLVTERGIAINPARKDLIAAFSQVPGLKILDIKELQKMAEKQVGIPKPLEYTDRTVALVEYRDGTVIDAIKEVKD, from the coding sequence TTGGAGAATAAAGTTAAACGTGAATTACCAGATAACTTAATGGAAAAGATGGATTTGAAGCCATTTGAGACTACTGAAATTGGTCACCCAGTAGTGCAACGTGTAGCACCAAAGGTAAGAGTCACAACTGGTCAAAATAAAATTGCTGATTCACTTGATAGTGTAATTAAAGATAATCTTAAAGATGGAATGACTATTTCATTCCATCATCACTTTAGAAATGGTGATTATATTTTTAATATGATCATGGATAAGATTATTAGTATGGGCTACCAAAATTTAACTTTGGCACCAAGTTCATTAACCGGTGTAATGAACGATAAGGTTATTGAAGCAATTAAAAAGGGTGTAATAACCAATATCACTTCTTCAGGGATGCGTGGGTCACTTGGTGATTTCGTTTCACATGGTGGGTTAAAGAATCCTGTAATCTTTCGTTCTCATGGAAATCGTGCTCGTTCAATTGAAGAAGGAGAAATTAAGATCGATGTAGCCTTTTTAGGTGTACCAGTATCTGATCCAGCTGGTAATGCTAATGGACAAGATGGGGATGCTGTCTTTGGTTCGTTAGGATATGCATTAATGGATGCACAATATGCAGATACAGTTATATTACTAACTGATAATATTGTTGACTACCCAAATACACCGGCTTCAATCAAGCAGGATCAGGTTGATTATGTGGTTAAAGTTGATAAAGTTGGTGATCCAGACAAAATTGGCTCAGGTGCAACTCGTTTTACTAAGGATCCTAAGGAACTTAAAATTGCACAAATGGTTAACCAAGTAATTGTAAACTCTCCTTATTACAAACCTGGTTTTAGCTTTCAAACTGGTTCCGGTGGTGCTGCATTAGCAGTAACTCGTTACTTACGCGAAAGTATGCTTGAGGATGGTATCACTGCTTCTTTTGCAGTTGGTGGTATTACTAAACCTACTACTGATTTACTCGAAGAAGGATTAGTTAAAAAGGTCATGGATGTTCAGGACTTTGATAAAGGTGCTGCACAATCAATGGCTAATAATAAGAATCAACAGGAAATTGATGCATCTTGGTATGCTGATCCGCACAATAAGGGAGCTGTTGTTAATAATCTGGATGTATCAATTTTGTCAGCGTTACAAATCGATACTAACTTTAATGTAAATGTTATGACAGGTTCGGATGGTGTTATTCGTGGTGCTGTAGGTGGACACCAAGATTCAGCAGCAGGGGCTAAAATGACTATTATTACAGCACCTCTTGTACGTGGTAGAAATGCTACAGTAGTACCTAGTGTAGAAACTATTGTTACACCTGGTTCATCTATTGACGTTTTGGTAACTGAACGTGGAATTGCTATTAATCCAGCTCGTAAGGACTTAATTGCTGCATTTAGTCAAGTTCCAGGTTTGAAGATATTAGATATTAAGGAATTACAAAAAATGGCTGAAAAACAAGTAGGCATTCCTAAACCACTTGAATATACAGACCGTACAGTTGCATTAGTTGAGTATCGCGATGGTACGGTAATTGATGCAATTAAAGAGGTTAAAGATTAG
- the citE gene encoding citrate (pro-3S)-lyase subunit beta, with protein sequence MTYIKNRLRRTMMFVPGNNPAMIKDAGIYGADSIMLDLEDSVSLTEKDAARMLVYEAIKTIDFGDSEIVVRVNGQDTPFYDEDVRAMVKAGVDVIRLPKTESAAMIQKLVKDIEHWEDEYGIEKGSIGVMAAIESAKGVLNAPEIATATPLMMGLAVSGEDYTADMHTHRYPDGRELEFARNMVLQAARAANVYAFDTVFSNMKDTEGFYRETNYIHELGYDGKSLVNPRQIEMVNEVFNPTKEEIEQAKNVENAIREAKAKGSGVISLNGKMVDKPVVEKATRVLETAKASNLIDEEGNYIGE encoded by the coding sequence ATGACTTATATTAAAAATCGTTTGCGTAGAACGATGATGTTTGTCCCAGGAAACAACCCTGCGATGATTAAAGATGCTGGTATTTATGGTGCTGATTCAATCATGTTGGATTTAGAAGATTCAGTGTCTTTAACTGAAAAAGATGCTGCTAGAATGCTGGTTTATGAAGCGATTAAAACTATTGACTTTGGCGATAGTGAAATCGTAGTTAGAGTTAATGGACAAGATACACCATTTTATGATGAAGATGTTCGTGCGATGGTTAAGGCTGGTGTTGATGTAATTCGTTTGCCAAAAACTGAATCAGCAGCGATGATTCAAAAATTGGTTAAGGACATTGAACACTGGGAAGATGAATACGGCATCGAAAAGGGCTCTATTGGTGTGATGGCTGCTATTGAAAGTGCTAAAGGCGTATTGAATGCTCCAGAAATTGCTACTGCAACACCATTAATGATGGGTCTTGCTGTTTCAGGTGAAGATTACACTGCGGATATGCATACGCATCGTTATCCAGATGGCCGTGAACTTGAATTTGCACGTAATATGGTGTTACAAGCAGCACGTGCAGCTAATGTTTATGCCTTTGATACGGTATTTTCTAATATGAAGGATACAGAAGGCTTTTATCGTGAAACTAATTATATTCATGAATTGGGGTATGACGGTAAAAGTTTGGTTAACCCGCGTCAAATTGAAATGGTTAATGAAGTCTTTAATCCAACTAAAGAAGAAATTGAACAAGCTAAAAATGTTGAAAATGCTATTCGGGAAGCTAAGGCTAAGGGTTCAGGTGTAATTTCACTTAATGGTAAGATGGTTGATAAACCAGTTGTAGAAAAGGCAACCCGCGTTCTTGAAACTGCTAAAGCTTCTAACTTGATTGATGAAGAAGGTAACTACATTGGAGAATAA
- the citD gene encoding citrate lyase acyl carrier protein: MEIKTTAVAGTLESSDIQIMISKGSDGIKIDLESEVKKAYGDQIEKVITETLKKYGLDNVNIKATDKGALDCVIKARTLAAAQRATETQDKPDLEVL; this comes from the coding sequence ATGGAAATTAAAACTACTGCAGTTGCTGGAACACTTGAAAGCTCTGACATTCAAATCATGATTTCGAAAGGTTCCGATGGGATAAAAATTGATTTGGAATCAGAAGTAAAAAAAGCATATGGTGATCAAATTGAAAAAGTGATTACTGAAACTTTGAAAAAGTATGGCTTAGATAATGTTAATATAAAAGCTACTGATAAAGGTGCATTGGATTGTGTAATTAAAGCTCGTACATTAGCTGCAGCTCAACGTGCAACTGAAACACAGGATAAGCCGGATTTGGAGGTGCTCTAA
- the citC gene encoding [citrate (pro-3S)-lyase] ligase: MDKVVDLFLSDTSTRKKWEDLLISLGLHDFSEREIDGIDHTIGLEDEEGNLVGTGSVAGNVLKYIGVKNDDAEQGTRFNKVVSSLMQYLVNEKIFHSYVFTKAKYAESFEHLHFNLLAKTSEAAFLENGTPDINDFVKALPQITDQENKKIAAIVMNANPFTLGHKHLVKMASEENDLVYVFVVANDVSLFNFDERMKLVKEGTKEFDNVKIVSGGDYMVSPATFPAYFLKSSDDLIDVQTAIDASVFKNKIAPALNITRRYIGKEPISRTTHFYNVSLAHELGPDIEVIVVKRLEKDGEIVTATKVRQLIKDGNLKEIDKFVPESTYLFIKQNMDKLQSRIKKGMSINGN; encoded by the coding sequence ATGGATAAAGTCGTTGATTTATTTTTAAGCGACACTTCAACTCGTAAAAAGTGGGAAGATCTACTGATTTCTCTTGGTTTACATGATTTTAGTGAACGGGAAATTGATGGAATTGACCATACTATTGGACTTGAAGATGAAGAAGGAAACTTAGTTGGTACTGGCAGCGTAGCTGGAAATGTATTGAAATACATTGGTGTGAAAAACGATGATGCAGAGCAAGGTACACGTTTTAATAAAGTGGTCTCTAGTTTGATGCAGTATTTGGTGAATGAAAAAATTTTTCATTCATATGTTTTTACTAAAGCTAAATATGCTGAAAGTTTTGAACATTTACATTTTAATTTATTGGCTAAAACTTCTGAAGCAGCTTTTCTGGAAAACGGTACTCCGGATATTAATGATTTTGTAAAAGCATTACCTCAAATAACTGATCAAGAGAACAAAAAGATTGCTGCAATTGTGATGAATGCCAATCCTTTCACATTAGGGCATAAACATTTAGTTAAAATGGCTAGTGAAGAAAATGATTTAGTTTATGTTTTTGTTGTAGCTAATGACGTTTCGTTATTCAATTTTGATGAACGAATGAAGCTTGTTAAAGAAGGCACAAAAGAATTTGATAATGTAAAAATTGTTTCTGGTGGTGATTATATGGTTTCACCAGCGACTTTCCCAGCTTACTTCTTAAAGTCATCGGATGATTTAATTGACGTCCAAACTGCAATAGATGCATCGGTCTTCAAAAATAAGATAGCTCCTGCTTTAAATATTACGCGTCGATATATTGGTAAAGAACCTATTTCAAGAACTACACATTTTTATAATGTAAGTTTAGCTCATGAACTAGGGCCAGATATCGAAGTAATCGTTGTTAAACGTTTGGAAAAAGATGGAGAAATTGTCACTGCTACAAAAGTTAGACAATTAATCAAAGATGGCAATTTGAAAGAAATAGATAAATTCGTACCAGAATCTACTTACTTATTTATTAAACAAAATATGGATAAATTACAATCCAGAATTAAGAAAGGTATGAGCATCAATGGAAATTAA
- a CDS encoding alpha/beta fold hydrolase produces MKFKTNDNVILHYTDTGEDDKPVMLGIPGIGGSIEMWQDLIQLFNDKYRFVMLDPRNQGQSERTYRGQRISRHAVDLKELMDRLNLQNVVAIGNSMGAANIWAYLSLYGKGRIKAMIDLDQSPKMIADKGWKYGFKDLNWDNYPEMLKLDFGKAFYHHIDEKMFEAAKKEYKEFPYDPVENYNCLVEHAEQDWRDMIMDTPVPMLVIAGEKSPYFNPEFTKAVKYLNENIQTAIIPECGHLPQAERPDEVYKIISDFLKNLKN; encoded by the coding sequence ATGAAATTTAAAACAAATGATAATGTAATTTTGCATTATACTGACACGGGTGAAGATGATAAACCGGTTATGTTGGGAATTCCTGGTATAGGTGGATCTATTGAGATGTGGCAAGATCTAATCCAACTTTTTAATGATAAATATCGCTTTGTAATGCTTGATCCAAGAAATCAAGGACAATCAGAGCGAACTTATCGCGGTCAAAGAATTAGTAGACATGCAGTTGATTTAAAAGAATTAATGGACAGATTAAATTTACAAAATGTTGTGGCTATTGGTAATTCAATGGGAGCCGCTAATATTTGGGCATATTTATCTTTATATGGTAAAGGTAGAATAAAGGCAATGATTGACCTGGATCAATCTCCCAAGATGATTGCAGATAAGGGCTGGAAATACGGTTTTAAAGACCTAAATTGGGACAATTATCCTGAGATGCTTAAATTAGATTTTGGTAAAGCTTTTTATCATCATATCGATGAAAAGATGTTTGAAGCTGCTAAAAAAGAATATAAAGAATTTCCGTATGATCCAGTAGAAAACTACAATTGTTTGGTAGAGCATGCAGAACAAGATTGGCGTGATATGATCATGGATACTCCAGTGCCTATGTTGGTAATTGCAGGTGAAAAATCACCATATTTTAATCCAGAATTTACTAAAGCAGTTAAGTATTTAAATGAAAATATACAAACTGCAATTATTCCTGAATGCGGTCATCTACCTCAGGCGGAGCGACCAGATGAAGTATATAAAATTATTAGTGATTTTTTGAAAAATTTAAAAAACTAG
- a CDS encoding DASS family sodium-coupled anion symporter has protein sequence MKTLEKVNYKGFIWPLAVGIVLWLITPWRPGGLSVQAWEMFAIFVATIVGCITKPLPIGGTTLLGMVVTVLVGLAPVKDVVNSKGVVIQTGILSSFGNSAAWLIAMAFIMAHGISKTGLGNRVAYVMIEKFGKRSIGIGYAITGLELMMGALIPSNSARTGGVTWPVVESISKSYDSKPNDPSRKKIGAYLDFMAFHANILSTALFITGAAPNLVAQQMAAQKGYQMSWVSWFWAALVPVLVATVIIPLVIYKMYPPEVKETPNAKNWADDKLKEMGPISKPEKIMATVFCLAILLWVLSGFFKIPQLDSAFVAFLAVTLLLITGVLSMEDALHETGAWNILIWLSILIFMAGKLISYGFIAWFAKFIQSEVHGINWGLVLVVLILLMFYTHYFFASGTAHMTALYLPFLTVATAMGAPLGLSAMLLAFTGVINASTTHYANGPASILATTGYVKQSEWWKMNFILGLIYMVIFGIVGTIWMKIIGIW, from the coding sequence ATGAAAACACTAGAAAAAGTAAATTATAAAGGCTTCATTTGGCCTTTGGCAGTCGGAATAGTTCTATGGTTAATCACTCCTTGGCGCCCTGGCGGATTATCGGTTCAGGCATGGGAAATGTTTGCTATTTTCGTTGCTACGATTGTTGGATGTATCACAAAGCCTTTACCGATTGGTGGTACCACTTTACTAGGAATGGTAGTTACGGTATTAGTTGGTCTTGCTCCCGTAAAGGATGTAGTTAATTCTAAGGGCGTTGTAATACAAACTGGAATTTTAAGTTCATTTGGTAATTCAGCAGCATGGTTAATTGCCATGGCATTTATCATGGCCCATGGTATTAGTAAAACAGGTTTAGGTAATCGCGTAGCTTATGTAATGATTGAAAAGTTTGGTAAGCGTTCAATTGGAATAGGCTATGCTATTACTGGACTTGAATTAATGATGGGGGCTTTGATTCCATCTAATAGCGCAAGAACTGGTGGTGTTACCTGGCCAGTAGTAGAATCAATTTCTAAAAGTTATGATTCTAAACCTAATGATCCTTCAAGAAAAAAGATTGGTGCATATTTAGACTTTATGGCTTTTCATGCCAATATTTTGTCAACTGCATTATTTATTACAGGTGCAGCACCTAACTTAGTTGCTCAACAAATGGCAGCACAAAAAGGTTACCAAATGAGTTGGGTTAGTTGGTTCTGGGCAGCTCTTGTGCCAGTTCTTGTAGCTACAGTTATTATTCCACTTGTGATATATAAAATGTATCCACCTGAAGTTAAAGAAACACCTAATGCTAAGAATTGGGCCGATGACAAATTAAAAGAAATGGGACCAATATCAAAGCCAGAAAAAATTATGGCTACAGTTTTTTGCTTAGCTATCTTGCTTTGGGTACTGTCTGGTTTCTTTAAGATTCCACAATTAGATTCTGCATTTGTTGCCTTTTTAGCTGTAACATTATTATTAATCACTGGTGTTTTAAGTATGGAAGATGCTTTGCACGAAACCGGAGCTTGGAACATTTTGATTTGGCTTTCAATTTTAATTTTTATGGCTGGTAAGCTTATTTCTTACGGTTTTATTGCTTGGTTTGCTAAATTTATTCAAAGTGAAGTACATGGAATTAATTGGGGATTAGTTCTTGTAGTATTAATTTTGCTTATGTTTTATACCCACTATTTCTTTGCATCAGGTACAGCACATATGACTGCACTTTATTTACCATTTTTAACTGTAGCTACTGCAATGGGTGCACCCCTTGGTCTTTCGGCAATGCTTTTGGCTTTTACGGGTGTAATTAATGCTTCAACTACTCATTATGCAAATGGACCAGCATCTATCTTGGCGACAACAGGCTATGTAAAACAAAGTGAATGGTGGAAGATGAACTTTATTTTAGGGCTTATTTACATGGTGATATTTGGTATAGTAGGAACTATTTGGATGAAAATTATTGGTATTTGGTAA